From a region of the Salvelinus fontinalis isolate EN_2023a chromosome 13, ASM2944872v1, whole genome shotgun sequence genome:
- the LOC129868385 gene encoding E3 ubiquitin-protein ligase CBL-like isoform X1, with protein sequence MHVPWAINISCVHYHNLQRPTIRPSLSRPMHAIVSLLFKCCFKLQVKLMVHSLPYLTLCRDYWKRLDRCLSTVQELSFIDRLGALPRPATSMSGNPRRGAGLIGLMKDAFQPHHQPLQPHQPAVVDKKMVEKCWKLMDKVVRLCQNPKVALKNSPPYILDLLPDTYQHLRTILSRYEGKIETLGENEYFRVVMENLTNKIKQTMSLFKEAKERMYEENSQPRRNLTKLSLIFSHMLAELKAIFPNGLFQGDNFRITKADAAEFWRRSFGDKTIVPWRMFRQALHEFHPISSGLEAMALKSTIDLTCNDYISVFEFDIFTRLFQPWSSLLRNWNSLAVTHPGYMAFLTYDEVKARLQRFIHKPGSYIFRLSCTRLGQWAIGYVTADGNILQTIPHNKPLFQALIDGFREGFYLFPDGRAQNPDLTGLCEPSPQDHIKVTQEQYELYCEMGSTFQLCKICAENDKDVKIEPCSHLMCTSCLTAWQESEGQGCPFCRCEIKGTEPIVVDPFHPKNSSSGASFASFQGPYGVEGGGSLSVSLSNDEDDDERLEDPHLIMSRLACTKVERPPSPVTPLPPVPPRLDLLQQRPPTSPGAPGQGATTKIAALHRDKPLPLPPALRELPPPPPPERPSPLGPPEGRLQRRPLPCTPPEPNWASNYMVPRHVAKAPPQTNGPSDSDCIHRAKPLAATNAIYSLAVGPQQETTGEKSSGSDEENEYMSPTSLPAAGPSWAMAGAVVPAPPPLQPTNHDSRTLVCDVDCEDPQVYESMCNIQAQASATEPLPLPSMPQQPPESDYLIPPPAVSLHHMVEEMEDEYDYPRLPQAPPAPARRTLSDVTGTSAAFSCLSMDSPNIDASPFSSGQDPERPPKPLPRRVNSDQRPRPLTPEALPPAASLSAGSRGGPVPSVALPINGEIEHLMSQGYSFQDIQKALMIAQNNLETAKNILREFVSIPSTAHILT encoded by the exons ATGCATGTCCCGTGGGCTATCAACATATCTTGTGTTCACTATCACAACCTTCAACGGCCTACGATACGACCATCACTCAGTAGGCCTATGCACGCCATTGTTTCGTTGTTATTCAAATG TTGTTTCAAGCTTCAGGTCAAGCTTATGGTGCATAGCCTGCCCTACCTGACGCTGTGCAGAGACTATTGGAAACGGTTGGATAGATGTTTGAGCACTGTGCAAG AATTGTCATTCATTGACCGCCTCGGGGCTCTCCCCCGGCCGGCGACAAGCATGTCAGGAAATCCGAGGAGGGGCGCAGGTCTCATCGGCTTGATGAAGGACGCATTTCAGCCCCATCACCAGCCTCTCCAGCCTCACCAACCTGCAGTGGTAGACAAGAAAATGGTGGAGAAATGCTGGAAACTTATGGATAAG GTGGTGCGTCTGTGCCAGAACCCTAAGGTGGCCCTGAAGAACAGCCCCCCATACATCCTGGACCTACTGCCAGACACCTACCAGCACCTCCGCACCATACTGTCACGCTACGAGGGCAAGATAGAGACGCTCGGGGAGAATGAGTACTTCCGGGTGGTGATGGAGAACCTGACAAATAAGATCAAGCAGACCATGAGCTTGTTCAAGGAGGCCAAGGAGCGCATGTATGAGGAGAACTCTCAACCCAG GCGGAACTTGACCAAGCTGTCGCTGATATTCAGCCACATGCTGGCTGAGCTAAAAGCCATCTTTCCCAATGGCCTATTCCAAGGAGACAACTTCCGCATCACCAAAGCCGACGCCGCCGAGTTCTGGAGGAGGTCTTTTGGTGACAA gaCCATTGTTCCATGGAGGATGTTCCGGCAGGCTCTTCATGAGTTCCACCCCATCAGCTCAGGCCTGGAGGCCATGGCTCTGAAGTCTACCATCGACCTCACATGCAACGACTACATCTCCGTCTTCGAGTTTGACATCTTCACCAGGCTCTTCCAG CCGTGGTCATCTCTCCTGAGGAATTGGAACAGCCTGGCTGTCACACACCCGGGGTATATGGCCTTCCTCACCTACGACGAGGTTAAGGCCCGACTGCAAAGGTTCATCCACAAGCCTggcag TTATATCTTCAGACTGAGTTGCACTCGGCTGGGCCAGTGGGCCATTGGCTACGTCACTGCAGATGGGAACATTCTGCAGACCATCCCCCACAACAAGCCCCTCTTTCAGGCCCTCATTGATGGATTCAGGGAGGGATT CTACCTGTTCCCAGATGGCCGGGCCCAGAACCCAGACCTCACAGGGCTGTGTGAGCCCTCCCCACAGGACCACATCAAagtcacacag GAGCAGTACGAGCTCTACTGTGAGATGGGCTCCACATTCCAGCTGTGTAAGATCTGTGCCGAGAATGACAAGGATGTAAAGATAGAGCCCTGCAGCCACCTCATGTGTACCTCCTGTCTCACTGCCTGGCAG GAATCGGAGGGGCAGGGCTGTCCGTTCTGCCGCTGTGAGATTAAAGGCACAGAGCCCATCGTGGTAGACCCCTTCCACCCCAAGAACAGCAGCAGCGGGGCCTCCTTTGCCAGCTTCCAGGGGCCCtatggggtggagggagggggctccctgtctgtctccctcagcAACGACGAGGACGATGACGAGCGCCTGGAGGATCCCCACCTCATCATGAGCAGGCTGGCCTGCACCAAG GTGGAGCGCCCGCCCTCCCCTGTGACGCCGCTGCCCCCTGTGCCCCCCAGGCTGGACCTGCTGCAGCAGAGGCCCCCCACCTCCCCAGGGGCCCCGGGCCAAGGAGCAACAACCAAG ATTGCAGCCCTCCACAGAGACAAACCTTTGCCCCTCCCTCCTGCCCTGCGAGAGTTacccccacctcctccacctgAACGCCCTTCTCCCCTTGGACCCCCAGAGGGCCGGCTCCAAAGGAGACCTCTGCCATGCACCCCTCCAGAGCCCAACTGGGCCTCCAACTACATGGTTCCCCGGCACGTAGCCAAGGCCCCCCCACAGACCAACGGACCCAGTGACAGTGACTGCATCCACAGAGCAAAGCCGCTAGCAGCGACCAACGCTATCTACTCCCTGGCAGTCGG GCCTCAACAGGAGACTACTGGTGAGAAGTCATCTGGGAGTGATGAGGAGAATGAGTACATGagccccacctctctccctgcaGCAGGACCCTCCTGGGCCATGGCGGGTGCTGTCGTGCCCGCACCACCACCGCTCCAACCCACTAACCACGACTCACG gACTCTGGTGTGTGATGTGGACTGTGAGGACCCTCAGGTGTATGAGTCCATGTGTAACATCCAGGCCCAGGCTAGTGCTACTGagcccctccctctgccctccatGCCCCAGCAGCCACCAGAGTCAG ACTACCTCATCCCTCCCCCTGCAGTTTCCCTGCACCatatggtagaggagatggaggatgagTATGATTACCCCAGGCTCCCCCAGGCTCCCCCAGCACCCGCCAGGCGCACCCTCTCTGATGTCACCGGCACCTCGGCCGCCTTCAGCTGCCTATCAATGGACAGCCCTAACATAGATGCAT cTCCGTTTTCATCAGGTCAGGACCCCGAGCGCCCCCCTAAGCCCCTCCCACGCCGGGTCAACTCAGACCAACGGCCCCGCCCCCTTACCCCAGAAGCCCTGCCCCCTGCCGCCAGTCTGTCAGCTGGCTCCCGAGGAGGGCCCGTTCCCAGTGTGGCGCTACCCATCAACGGGGAGATAGAGCATCTGATGAGCCAGGGCTACTCATTCCAGGACATCCAGAAGGCCCTGATGATCGCCCAGAACAACCTGGAGACGGCTAAGAACATCCTGCGCGAGTTTGTGTCCATCCCCTCCACGGCCCACATCCTCACATAG
- the LOC129868385 gene encoding E3 ubiquitin-protein ligase CBL-like isoform X2: MVHSLPYLTLCRDYWKRLDRCLSTVQELSFIDRLGALPRPATSMSGNPRRGAGLIGLMKDAFQPHHQPLQPHQPAVVDKKMVEKCWKLMDKVVRLCQNPKVALKNSPPYILDLLPDTYQHLRTILSRYEGKIETLGENEYFRVVMENLTNKIKQTMSLFKEAKERMYEENSQPRRNLTKLSLIFSHMLAELKAIFPNGLFQGDNFRITKADAAEFWRRSFGDKTIVPWRMFRQALHEFHPISSGLEAMALKSTIDLTCNDYISVFEFDIFTRLFQPWSSLLRNWNSLAVTHPGYMAFLTYDEVKARLQRFIHKPGSYIFRLSCTRLGQWAIGYVTADGNILQTIPHNKPLFQALIDGFREGFYLFPDGRAQNPDLTGLCEPSPQDHIKVTQEQYELYCEMGSTFQLCKICAENDKDVKIEPCSHLMCTSCLTAWQESEGQGCPFCRCEIKGTEPIVVDPFHPKNSSSGASFASFQGPYGVEGGGSLSVSLSNDEDDDERLEDPHLIMSRLACTKVERPPSPVTPLPPVPPRLDLLQQRPPTSPGAPGQGATTKIAALHRDKPLPLPPALRELPPPPPPERPSPLGPPEGRLQRRPLPCTPPEPNWASNYMVPRHVAKAPPQTNGPSDSDCIHRAKPLAATNAIYSLAVGPQQETTGEKSSGSDEENEYMSPTSLPAAGPSWAMAGAVVPAPPPLQPTNHDSRTLVCDVDCEDPQVYESMCNIQAQASATEPLPLPSMPQQPPESDYLIPPPAVSLHHMVEEMEDEYDYPRLPQAPPAPARRTLSDVTGTSAAFSCLSMDSPNIDASPFSSGQDPERPPKPLPRRVNSDQRPRPLTPEALPPAASLSAGSRGGPVPSVALPINGEIEHLMSQGYSFQDIQKALMIAQNNLETAKNILREFVSIPSTAHILT; this comes from the exons ATGGTGCATAGCCTGCCCTACCTGACGCTGTGCAGAGACTATTGGAAACGGTTGGATAGATGTTTGAGCACTGTGCAAG AATTGTCATTCATTGACCGCCTCGGGGCTCTCCCCCGGCCGGCGACAAGCATGTCAGGAAATCCGAGGAGGGGCGCAGGTCTCATCGGCTTGATGAAGGACGCATTTCAGCCCCATCACCAGCCTCTCCAGCCTCACCAACCTGCAGTGGTAGACAAGAAAATGGTGGAGAAATGCTGGAAACTTATGGATAAG GTGGTGCGTCTGTGCCAGAACCCTAAGGTGGCCCTGAAGAACAGCCCCCCATACATCCTGGACCTACTGCCAGACACCTACCAGCACCTCCGCACCATACTGTCACGCTACGAGGGCAAGATAGAGACGCTCGGGGAGAATGAGTACTTCCGGGTGGTGATGGAGAACCTGACAAATAAGATCAAGCAGACCATGAGCTTGTTCAAGGAGGCCAAGGAGCGCATGTATGAGGAGAACTCTCAACCCAG GCGGAACTTGACCAAGCTGTCGCTGATATTCAGCCACATGCTGGCTGAGCTAAAAGCCATCTTTCCCAATGGCCTATTCCAAGGAGACAACTTCCGCATCACCAAAGCCGACGCCGCCGAGTTCTGGAGGAGGTCTTTTGGTGACAA gaCCATTGTTCCATGGAGGATGTTCCGGCAGGCTCTTCATGAGTTCCACCCCATCAGCTCAGGCCTGGAGGCCATGGCTCTGAAGTCTACCATCGACCTCACATGCAACGACTACATCTCCGTCTTCGAGTTTGACATCTTCACCAGGCTCTTCCAG CCGTGGTCATCTCTCCTGAGGAATTGGAACAGCCTGGCTGTCACACACCCGGGGTATATGGCCTTCCTCACCTACGACGAGGTTAAGGCCCGACTGCAAAGGTTCATCCACAAGCCTggcag TTATATCTTCAGACTGAGTTGCACTCGGCTGGGCCAGTGGGCCATTGGCTACGTCACTGCAGATGGGAACATTCTGCAGACCATCCCCCACAACAAGCCCCTCTTTCAGGCCCTCATTGATGGATTCAGGGAGGGATT CTACCTGTTCCCAGATGGCCGGGCCCAGAACCCAGACCTCACAGGGCTGTGTGAGCCCTCCCCACAGGACCACATCAAagtcacacag GAGCAGTACGAGCTCTACTGTGAGATGGGCTCCACATTCCAGCTGTGTAAGATCTGTGCCGAGAATGACAAGGATGTAAAGATAGAGCCCTGCAGCCACCTCATGTGTACCTCCTGTCTCACTGCCTGGCAG GAATCGGAGGGGCAGGGCTGTCCGTTCTGCCGCTGTGAGATTAAAGGCACAGAGCCCATCGTGGTAGACCCCTTCCACCCCAAGAACAGCAGCAGCGGGGCCTCCTTTGCCAGCTTCCAGGGGCCCtatggggtggagggagggggctccctgtctgtctccctcagcAACGACGAGGACGATGACGAGCGCCTGGAGGATCCCCACCTCATCATGAGCAGGCTGGCCTGCACCAAG GTGGAGCGCCCGCCCTCCCCTGTGACGCCGCTGCCCCCTGTGCCCCCCAGGCTGGACCTGCTGCAGCAGAGGCCCCCCACCTCCCCAGGGGCCCCGGGCCAAGGAGCAACAACCAAG ATTGCAGCCCTCCACAGAGACAAACCTTTGCCCCTCCCTCCTGCCCTGCGAGAGTTacccccacctcctccacctgAACGCCCTTCTCCCCTTGGACCCCCAGAGGGCCGGCTCCAAAGGAGACCTCTGCCATGCACCCCTCCAGAGCCCAACTGGGCCTCCAACTACATGGTTCCCCGGCACGTAGCCAAGGCCCCCCCACAGACCAACGGACCCAGTGACAGTGACTGCATCCACAGAGCAAAGCCGCTAGCAGCGACCAACGCTATCTACTCCCTGGCAGTCGG GCCTCAACAGGAGACTACTGGTGAGAAGTCATCTGGGAGTGATGAGGAGAATGAGTACATGagccccacctctctccctgcaGCAGGACCCTCCTGGGCCATGGCGGGTGCTGTCGTGCCCGCACCACCACCGCTCCAACCCACTAACCACGACTCACG gACTCTGGTGTGTGATGTGGACTGTGAGGACCCTCAGGTGTATGAGTCCATGTGTAACATCCAGGCCCAGGCTAGTGCTACTGagcccctccctctgccctccatGCCCCAGCAGCCACCAGAGTCAG ACTACCTCATCCCTCCCCCTGCAGTTTCCCTGCACCatatggtagaggagatggaggatgagTATGATTACCCCAGGCTCCCCCAGGCTCCCCCAGCACCCGCCAGGCGCACCCTCTCTGATGTCACCGGCACCTCGGCCGCCTTCAGCTGCCTATCAATGGACAGCCCTAACATAGATGCAT cTCCGTTTTCATCAGGTCAGGACCCCGAGCGCCCCCCTAAGCCCCTCCCACGCCGGGTCAACTCAGACCAACGGCCCCGCCCCCTTACCCCAGAAGCCCTGCCCCCTGCCGCCAGTCTGTCAGCTGGCTCCCGAGGAGGGCCCGTTCCCAGTGTGGCGCTACCCATCAACGGGGAGATAGAGCATCTGATGAGCCAGGGCTACTCATTCCAGGACATCCAGAAGGCCCTGATGATCGCCCAGAACAACCTGGAGACGGCTAAGAACATCCTGCGCGAGTTTGTGTCCATCCCCTCCACGGCCCACATCCTCACATAG
- the LOC129868385 gene encoding E3 ubiquitin-protein ligase CBL-like isoform X3 — MSGNPRRGAGLIGLMKDAFQPHHQPLQPHQPAVVDKKMVEKCWKLMDKVVRLCQNPKVALKNSPPYILDLLPDTYQHLRTILSRYEGKIETLGENEYFRVVMENLTNKIKQTMSLFKEAKERMYEENSQPRRNLTKLSLIFSHMLAELKAIFPNGLFQGDNFRITKADAAEFWRRSFGDKTIVPWRMFRQALHEFHPISSGLEAMALKSTIDLTCNDYISVFEFDIFTRLFQPWSSLLRNWNSLAVTHPGYMAFLTYDEVKARLQRFIHKPGSYIFRLSCTRLGQWAIGYVTADGNILQTIPHNKPLFQALIDGFREGFYLFPDGRAQNPDLTGLCEPSPQDHIKVTQEQYELYCEMGSTFQLCKICAENDKDVKIEPCSHLMCTSCLTAWQESEGQGCPFCRCEIKGTEPIVVDPFHPKNSSSGASFASFQGPYGVEGGGSLSVSLSNDEDDDERLEDPHLIMSRLACTKVERPPSPVTPLPPVPPRLDLLQQRPPTSPGAPGQGATTKIAALHRDKPLPLPPALRELPPPPPPERPSPLGPPEGRLQRRPLPCTPPEPNWASNYMVPRHVAKAPPQTNGPSDSDCIHRAKPLAATNAIYSLAVGPQQETTGEKSSGSDEENEYMSPTSLPAAGPSWAMAGAVVPAPPPLQPTNHDSRTLVCDVDCEDPQVYESMCNIQAQASATEPLPLPSMPQQPPESDYLIPPPAVSLHHMVEEMEDEYDYPRLPQAPPAPARRTLSDVTGTSAAFSCLSMDSPNIDASPFSSGQDPERPPKPLPRRVNSDQRPRPLTPEALPPAASLSAGSRGGPVPSVALPINGEIEHLMSQGYSFQDIQKALMIAQNNLETAKNILREFVSIPSTAHILT, encoded by the exons ATGTCAGGAAATCCGAGGAGGGGCGCAGGTCTCATCGGCTTGATGAAGGACGCATTTCAGCCCCATCACCAGCCTCTCCAGCCTCACCAACCTGCAGTGGTAGACAAGAAAATGGTGGAGAAATGCTGGAAACTTATGGATAAG GTGGTGCGTCTGTGCCAGAACCCTAAGGTGGCCCTGAAGAACAGCCCCCCATACATCCTGGACCTACTGCCAGACACCTACCAGCACCTCCGCACCATACTGTCACGCTACGAGGGCAAGATAGAGACGCTCGGGGAGAATGAGTACTTCCGGGTGGTGATGGAGAACCTGACAAATAAGATCAAGCAGACCATGAGCTTGTTCAAGGAGGCCAAGGAGCGCATGTATGAGGAGAACTCTCAACCCAG GCGGAACTTGACCAAGCTGTCGCTGATATTCAGCCACATGCTGGCTGAGCTAAAAGCCATCTTTCCCAATGGCCTATTCCAAGGAGACAACTTCCGCATCACCAAAGCCGACGCCGCCGAGTTCTGGAGGAGGTCTTTTGGTGACAA gaCCATTGTTCCATGGAGGATGTTCCGGCAGGCTCTTCATGAGTTCCACCCCATCAGCTCAGGCCTGGAGGCCATGGCTCTGAAGTCTACCATCGACCTCACATGCAACGACTACATCTCCGTCTTCGAGTTTGACATCTTCACCAGGCTCTTCCAG CCGTGGTCATCTCTCCTGAGGAATTGGAACAGCCTGGCTGTCACACACCCGGGGTATATGGCCTTCCTCACCTACGACGAGGTTAAGGCCCGACTGCAAAGGTTCATCCACAAGCCTggcag TTATATCTTCAGACTGAGTTGCACTCGGCTGGGCCAGTGGGCCATTGGCTACGTCACTGCAGATGGGAACATTCTGCAGACCATCCCCCACAACAAGCCCCTCTTTCAGGCCCTCATTGATGGATTCAGGGAGGGATT CTACCTGTTCCCAGATGGCCGGGCCCAGAACCCAGACCTCACAGGGCTGTGTGAGCCCTCCCCACAGGACCACATCAAagtcacacag GAGCAGTACGAGCTCTACTGTGAGATGGGCTCCACATTCCAGCTGTGTAAGATCTGTGCCGAGAATGACAAGGATGTAAAGATAGAGCCCTGCAGCCACCTCATGTGTACCTCCTGTCTCACTGCCTGGCAG GAATCGGAGGGGCAGGGCTGTCCGTTCTGCCGCTGTGAGATTAAAGGCACAGAGCCCATCGTGGTAGACCCCTTCCACCCCAAGAACAGCAGCAGCGGGGCCTCCTTTGCCAGCTTCCAGGGGCCCtatggggtggagggagggggctccctgtctgtctccctcagcAACGACGAGGACGATGACGAGCGCCTGGAGGATCCCCACCTCATCATGAGCAGGCTGGCCTGCACCAAG GTGGAGCGCCCGCCCTCCCCTGTGACGCCGCTGCCCCCTGTGCCCCCCAGGCTGGACCTGCTGCAGCAGAGGCCCCCCACCTCCCCAGGGGCCCCGGGCCAAGGAGCAACAACCAAG ATTGCAGCCCTCCACAGAGACAAACCTTTGCCCCTCCCTCCTGCCCTGCGAGAGTTacccccacctcctccacctgAACGCCCTTCTCCCCTTGGACCCCCAGAGGGCCGGCTCCAAAGGAGACCTCTGCCATGCACCCCTCCAGAGCCCAACTGGGCCTCCAACTACATGGTTCCCCGGCACGTAGCCAAGGCCCCCCCACAGACCAACGGACCCAGTGACAGTGACTGCATCCACAGAGCAAAGCCGCTAGCAGCGACCAACGCTATCTACTCCCTGGCAGTCGG GCCTCAACAGGAGACTACTGGTGAGAAGTCATCTGGGAGTGATGAGGAGAATGAGTACATGagccccacctctctccctgcaGCAGGACCCTCCTGGGCCATGGCGGGTGCTGTCGTGCCCGCACCACCACCGCTCCAACCCACTAACCACGACTCACG gACTCTGGTGTGTGATGTGGACTGTGAGGACCCTCAGGTGTATGAGTCCATGTGTAACATCCAGGCCCAGGCTAGTGCTACTGagcccctccctctgccctccatGCCCCAGCAGCCACCAGAGTCAG ACTACCTCATCCCTCCCCCTGCAGTTTCCCTGCACCatatggtagaggagatggaggatgagTATGATTACCCCAGGCTCCCCCAGGCTCCCCCAGCACCCGCCAGGCGCACCCTCTCTGATGTCACCGGCACCTCGGCCGCCTTCAGCTGCCTATCAATGGACAGCCCTAACATAGATGCAT cTCCGTTTTCATCAGGTCAGGACCCCGAGCGCCCCCCTAAGCCCCTCCCACGCCGGGTCAACTCAGACCAACGGCCCCGCCCCCTTACCCCAGAAGCCCTGCCCCCTGCCGCCAGTCTGTCAGCTGGCTCCCGAGGAGGGCCCGTTCCCAGTGTGGCGCTACCCATCAACGGGGAGATAGAGCATCTGATGAGCCAGGGCTACTCATTCCAGGACATCCAGAAGGCCCTGATGATCGCCCAGAACAACCTGGAGACGGCTAAGAACATCCTGCGCGAGTTTGTGTCCATCCCCTCCACGGCCCACATCCTCACATAG